A genomic window from Anticarsia gemmatalis isolate Benzon Research Colony breed Stoneville strain chromosome 24, ilAntGemm2 primary, whole genome shotgun sequence includes:
- the LOC142983640 gene encoding uncharacterized protein LOC142983640 → MMISIVLLYLLRFCAGQDGVVYVVNLDSQMEACDELSALFVDTSNVNVERYNDTIAYMYGDIKFLQDIGPDTMVEIILEKEASGKYELMFSHEICDLCGEIGKGADSDYYAYMKYFGIPDSCPFEAGEYPIKEFIVDTDDLPVNSNTVGRYQAFLNLYKNPEKDCKTDKEFMCCLNLKLIIEMD, encoded by the exons ATGATGATTTCAATAGTATTGCTGTATTTGTTGCGGTTTTGTGCGGGACAAGATGGG GTGGTATACGTAGTAAACTTGGACTCTCAAATGGAGGCTTGCGACGAACTGAGCGCGTTGTTCGTGGACACTTCGAACGTGAATGTCGAACGGTACAATGATACCATCGCCTACATGTATGGAGACATCAAGTTCTTGCAGGATATTGGACCTGATACTATG GTAGAAATAATCTTAGAGAAGGAAGCGTCAGGTAAATACGAGCTGATGTTCTCCCATGAGATCTGTGACCTCTGCGGTGAGATCGGGAAGGGTGCCGACAGTGACTACTACGCTTATATGAAGTACTTCGGTATACCTGACAGCTGTCCTTTTGAAGCG GGCGAGTATCCAATCAAAGAGTTCATTGTGGACACAGACGATCTACCAGTGAACAGCAACACAGTAGGCAGGTACCAAGCTTTCCTGAACCTCTACAAGAACCCAGAGAAAGATTGCAAAACGGACAAGGAGTTTATGTGCTGCCTCAATCTTAAGTTGATTATCGAAATGGATTAA